A section of the Roseovarius sp. W115 genome encodes:
- a CDS encoding glycosyltransferase family 61 protein: MSASSKTVAPLTPLHLPEGRIERVRNALVVPVQKGGRLPNGVFRANGTFCEHSRTLLSQSRFTNIPDRPDRKGLMRISGRHLYGGVMRDHFGHFLLESLGRLWAFDHIDDPVDGVLFSPRRSGERLARFNPRYEPLFDALAGEAAPLMFTEPVVVEELLLPSPGFGHQAWIVGTAQFRSAIHSRLTAAFPVKGVKDIYVSRSRLDGSEKAVDKEARIERLMVKSGYEIFHPQEHSIATQIAKYRAARRIVGPDGSAFHLAACVARPDAKITVIQRRRREKIVQSFIAQFKAFGVKDIRLLNPLVPNDHQSAGAVEGPAPINFRLLVKQLQENGCL; this comes from the coding sequence TTGAGTGCTTCATCCAAGACTGTTGCACCTCTAACACCGCTGCATTTGCCAGAAGGGCGAATTGAACGCGTACGCAATGCATTGGTCGTGCCTGTGCAAAAAGGCGGGCGTCTTCCGAATGGTGTATTTCGTGCCAATGGCACTTTTTGTGAACATTCCCGCACGCTTTTGTCTCAAAGCCGGTTCACGAACATCCCGGATCGTCCGGACCGTAAGGGCTTGATGCGGATCTCTGGCCGGCATCTTTACGGTGGGGTGATGCGCGATCACTTTGGGCATTTTCTTTTGGAAAGCCTTGGGCGGTTATGGGCCTTTGACCATATTGATGATCCTGTTGATGGTGTGCTGTTCTCGCCACGCAGAAGTGGCGAGCGCCTGGCGCGGTTTAACCCGAGGTATGAGCCACTTTTTGATGCGCTTGCCGGAGAAGCGGCACCTCTCATGTTCACAGAGCCGGTCGTGGTAGAAGAGCTTTTGTTGCCAAGCCCGGGGTTCGGGCATCAGGCGTGGATCGTTGGCACAGCGCAGTTTCGTTCAGCTATTCATTCGCGGCTCACAGCCGCTTTTCCTGTGAAAGGCGTTAAAGATATTTACGTGTCGCGCTCTCGTCTGGACGGGAGTGAAAAAGCGGTGGACAAGGAGGCTCGGATTGAGCGTCTTATGGTTAAATCAGGCTATGAGATATTTCATCCTCAAGAGCACAGTATTGCGACGCAGATCGCAAAGTATCGAGCGGCGCGCCGGATTGTAGGGCCAGATGGGTCAGCGTTCCACCTTGCGGCTTGTGTGGCGCGACCTGACGCAAAGATAACTGTCATCCAGCGCCGACGCCGTGAGAAAATCGTTCAGTCTTTCATAGCGCAATTCAAGGCATTCGGCGTAAAGGATATTCGATTGCTCAACCCGCTTGTCCCGAACGATCACCAAAGTGCAGGCGCAGTTGAAGGACCAGCGCCAATAAATTTTCGTTTACTCGTCAAGCAGTTGCAAGAGAATGGATGTCTCTAA
- a CDS encoding ArsR/SmtB family transcription factor, giving the protein MPDPLDTVFAALADPTRRAILIMLLEDDMAVTDVAEPFEMSLAAVSKHLAILTRAGLISQERRGRVKWCKLEPDAMRDASVWMQSFGQFEAVNLDAFERFLEAELGEKDEPA; this is encoded by the coding sequence ATGCCTGATCCGCTAGATACCGTTTTTGCTGCTTTGGCTGATCCCACCCGCCGCGCGATCCTGATCATGTTGCTGGAGGATGATATGGCCGTCACGGATGTCGCAGAGCCATTTGAGATGTCACTGGCAGCCGTGTCAAAGCACTTGGCAATCTTGACCAGAGCTGGATTAATCAGCCAAGAGCGACGCGGTCGGGTCAAATGGTGCAAGCTGGAGCCCGATGCGATGCGAGATGCCAGTGTCTGGATGCAAAGTTTCGGGCAATTTGAAGCCGTTAACCTCGACGCGTTCGAGCGATTTTTAGAGGCCGAGCTAGGCGAGAAGGATGAACCGGCTTGA
- a CDS encoding DMT family transporter — MKEAQRGHAAMLAFSALIAGSFALGSMAAPHIAPTALNAVRFVLAGVLVGTVAWFTVGIPRRTFQAPWRYLLLGGSMGLYFVMMFEGLKTAPPVSASAVFTLTPIMSGFFGYLLLRQRMTHRMAMALSIGAAGALWVIFRADLNALIRLEVGRGEIIFFFGCIAHALYTPMVRKLNRGEHPIVFSFGAVVGAALLLLITGWRDMASTEWSALPAIVWITIFYTAVVATAVTFVLLQFASLRLPSAKVMAYTYLTPTWVIAWQAALGHGLPSIWSLGGIALTIVALLLLLKDEPLAG; from the coding sequence ATGAAAGAAGCTCAGCGCGGCCATGCCGCCATGCTTGCCTTTTCGGCGTTGATTGCCGGGTCCTTCGCGCTTGGCTCGATGGCAGCCCCGCATATTGCACCGACGGCCCTAAACGCCGTGCGTTTCGTTCTAGCTGGTGTTTTGGTCGGCACTGTCGCCTGGTTCACAGTCGGCATACCTCGTCGCACTTTTCAGGCACCCTGGCGATATCTGCTTCTCGGCGGATCGATGGGGCTCTACTTCGTTATGATGTTCGAAGGGCTGAAAACCGCGCCACCCGTAAGTGCATCAGCTGTTTTCACGCTGACCCCAATCATGTCCGGGTTTTTCGGCTATCTTCTGCTGCGCCAGCGCATGACACACCGAATGGCCATGGCACTGAGCATTGGCGCAGCAGGAGCGCTTTGGGTCATCTTCCGCGCCGATCTCAATGCGCTTATACGGCTTGAGGTCGGGCGTGGCGAAATCATCTTTTTCTTCGGCTGTATTGCCCACGCGCTCTATACGCCTATGGTGCGCAAGCTCAATCGTGGCGAGCACCCGATTGTCTTCTCGTTCGGCGCGGTTGTCGGCGCGGCGCTTTTGCTGTTGATCACCGGCTGGCGCGACATGGCCTCAACTGAATGGAGTGCGCTTCCAGCGATAGTCTGGATCACAATCTTCTACACGGCCGTCGTCGCCACCGCCGTAACATTCGTGCTTCTTCAGTTCGCGTCCCTGCGCCTGCCCAGCGCGAAAGTCATGGCCTATACCTATCTCACACCTACTTGGGTGATCGCCTGGCAGGCAGCCTTGGGGCACGGGCTGCCATCGATTTGGAGTCTGGGCGGTATCGCATTGACGATCGTTGCGCTTTTGCTGTTGCTCAAGGATGAACCGCTTGCGGGTTAG
- a CDS encoding S-(hydroxymethyl)glutathione dehydrogenase/class III alcohol dehydrogenase: MRTTAAVALEAGKPMEIMEVNLDGPKAGEVLVEIKATGLCHTDDFTLSGADPEGAFPAILGHEGAGVVVEVGPGVTSLAVGDHVIPLYTPECRECEYCLNPKTNLCQAIRSTQGQGVMPDGTSRFSMLDGTPILHYMGCSTFSNHTVLPEIALAKVRKDAPFDKICYIGCGVTTGIGAVMNTAKVEIGSRGVVFGLGGIGLNVIQGLRLAGADQIVGVDLNPAKVEMATRFGMTDFVNPKDVKGSLVDHLVELTGGGADYSFDATGNVQVMRDALECAHKGWGESVIIGVAPAGAEISTRPFQLVTGRVWRGTAFGGARGRTDVPKIVDWYMDGKIEIDPMITHTMPLEDINKGFDLMHSGESIRSVVMY, from the coding sequence ATGCGTACCACCGCAGCCGTGGCCCTTGAGGCCGGAAAACCAATGGAAATCATGGAAGTGAACCTCGATGGCCCAAAGGCCGGAGAAGTGCTTGTTGAAATCAAGGCGACGGGGCTGTGTCACACGGATGACTTCACGCTGTCAGGCGCGGACCCGGAGGGCGCATTTCCTGCTATCCTTGGCCATGAGGGCGCGGGTGTCGTGGTCGAAGTGGGTCCGGGTGTAACCTCGCTGGCAGTAGGGGATCATGTGATCCCACTTTACACACCTGAATGCCGTGAGTGTGAGTATTGCCTGAACCCCAAGACGAACCTCTGTCAGGCAATCCGCTCGACCCAAGGCCAGGGCGTGATGCCTGATGGTACGTCGCGGTTCTCCATGCTCGATGGCACGCCGATCCTGCACTATATGGGCTGCTCAACCTTCTCCAATCATACGGTCCTGCCAGAAATTGCACTGGCCAAGGTGCGTAAGGACGCGCCGTTTGACAAGATTTGCTACATCGGTTGCGGCGTGACCACAGGCATTGGCGCTGTGATGAACACCGCCAAGGTCGAGATTGGCTCGCGCGGCGTGGTGTTTGGTCTCGGCGGTATTGGTCTTAATGTGATTCAGGGTCTCCGCCTGGCCGGTGCGGATCAGATCGTGGGCGTTGACCTCAACCCGGCGAAGGTTGAAATGGCGACACGGTTTGGCATGACCGATTTCGTGAATCCCAAGGATGTGAAAGGCAGCCTTGTGGACCATTTGGTGGAGCTGACCGGCGGCGGGGCAGATTATTCCTTCGATGCCACAGGCAACGTGCAGGTGATGCGCGACGCGCTGGAATGCGCGCACAAGGGCTGGGGCGAAAGCGTGATCATCGGTGTGGCACCAGCCGGTGCCGAGATTTCGACACGGCCCTTTCAACTGGTCACTGGCCGGGTCTGGCGCGGCACGGCCTTTGGCGGCGCACGCGGGCGCACGGACGTGCCCAAGATTGTCGACTGGTACATGGATGGTAAGATCGAGATCGATCCGATGATCACCCACACCATGCCATTGGAAGACATCAATAAGGGGTTTGACCTGATGCATTCCGGGGAAAGCATCCGGTCGGTGGTGATGTATTGA
- a CDS encoding I78 family peptidase inhibitor yields MRMSLILASGLSLVLTSCGPAEVEADAPPRLEEAGPDECGVAENASLVGAPVSAFNEAAWPNPVRIIPPGGIVTTEYNPKRLNVDLNSRNEIVRFWCG; encoded by the coding sequence ATGCGCATGTCATTGATTTTGGCGTCAGGATTGAGTTTGGTTCTGACAAGCTGCGGCCCAGCGGAAGTGGAAGCAGACGCCCCTCCAAGACTTGAAGAGGCTGGACCAGACGAATGCGGCGTGGCTGAAAATGCGAGCCTTGTAGGCGCACCCGTCAGCGCCTTCAACGAAGCCGCATGGCCAAACCCGGTGCGGATCATCCCGCCGGGTGGAATTGTAACAACCGAGTACAATCCGAAACGGTTAAACGTCGATCTCAACAGTCGAAACGAAATCGTACGGTTTTGGTGTGGGTGA
- a CDS encoding FMN-dependent NADH-azoreductase codes for MTHTILHIDASSRTEGSVTRDLSARLVAQNPKAKVIIRDLAAAPLPQITEDWVNANFTPVDARTEAQRKTLELSNSLVEELQAADTLIIGLPIYNFGVPAAMKAWIDLIARAGLTFRYTENGPKGLLDGKRAIVAVASGGTKTGSEIDFATPYIRHVLGFIGITDVAIVSADQMSVDADASLARVEAEIEALADAA; via the coding sequence ATGACACATACTATTCTACATATCGACGCATCCTCGCGGACCGAAGGCTCTGTAACGCGGGATTTATCGGCGCGCCTTGTGGCGCAAAACCCCAAAGCCAAAGTGATCATCCGCGATCTCGCCGCCGCGCCCCTGCCGCAGATTACCGAGGATTGGGTGAATGCCAACTTTACGCCTGTTGATGCCCGCACAGAGGCACAAAGGAAAACGTTGGAGCTTTCGAATAGCCTTGTGGAAGAACTTCAAGCGGCCGATACATTGATCATCGGCTTGCCGATCTATAATTTCGGCGTGCCTGCAGCTATGAAAGCCTGGATTGATCTGATCGCTCGGGCCGGGCTGACCTTCCGCTATACGGAAAATGGACCAAAGGGGTTGCTGGACGGGAAACGCGCGATTGTTGCGGTGGCTTCAGGTGGCACCAAGACTGGGTCTGAGATTGATTTCGCAACACCCTACATCCGGCATGTTCTCGGGTTTATCGGGATCACAGATGTGGCGATTGTTTCGGCAGATCAGATGTCTGTAGATGCCGATGCAAGCCTTGCGCGCGTTGAGGCGGAGATTGAGGCGCTAGCTGACGCAGCTTGA